The nucleotide window CATCATTGTCCACAATATGCTCAAAATTGGTCCCGGGTGAGACAATTTGTGAGATATATCTGCTAATTTTTGGTGGATTTCCTTTTTGCTTTACGATGATGATTGTGTATTTTTGCTCTTGGATAAGACGGTTTAAGTATCTCTCAAAAGAGACCGAGGGAACACCAGCTAAGAGTGGATTTCTAACTGAATTTTCAACTATGCTTTTGTTTTTTTTGGTAAGTTGGATATTTAAAAGCTCAGCCATCTCTTTTGCTTTACCAACTTGTAACTCATCGTTGTTAACTTCATAAACCTCAAAAAAAGTTCCAATCTCCATAAAAACAACGGTATTTTTGCCGTACTTTTTCTCAAAATGAGTTTGGAGTTCAAAATATGTTTGAGTTAATAAATTTTCTTTGTTGTTAAGTATAAAACTTACATCTGATGAGAGCATATAGTACTTTTCCACTGTTAAATATGCGGCAATTATATCATATAAAAGTGCGTAAAACTAAGAGGAGCAAGATTTGTTTAGTAAGTTGATTTGTGATGTTAAAATTTGAGTGGTAAGGTGTTAATTGTTAGTTAACGTTTTGAACTTGAAGATGAAAAAACTTGTTTTTTGAATTAGTTGCGCTGAAGTTTTTAGTGAAGTGTACTGTAGTATGTGAGTTAAAAGTTTTGGTGCAAATAATCAAAAATAATTTTTGAATTAGTTGTGCCTAAAGTTCTAGCGAAGCATACTTAAGTATGTGAGTTAGAAGTTTGGGTGCAAATAATCAAAAAATGGTGGGCATTACTGGACTCGAACCAGTGACATCTACCTTGTAAGGGTAGCGCTCTACCAACTGAGCTAAACGCCCATCTTTTAAACTATTTATTACACCAACAGTTTGTGGCGACCCCTAAAGGATTTGAACCTCTGTCTCTACCATGAAGTGATAGCGTCCTTGGCCAACTAGACGAAAGGGTCACTTTCATAAACATAAGGCTTATAAGTTTTTGTTTTGAAAATCTCAAAACTTGTTTTTTGAATTAGTTGTGCTTAAAGCTTTGGCGAAGTGTACTGTAGTACATGAGTCAAAGTTTTGAGTGCAAATAATCAAAAAATGGCGCGGTGGACGAGACTCGAACTCGCGACCCCCTGCGTGACAGGCAGGTATTCTAACCAACTGAACTACCACCGCTAATTTTTTTCTTGATTAAAACAAAAATCAAGAATTTATCAATATTTGTTTTTTGAATTAGTTGTGCCTAAAGTTCTAGCGAAGCATACTTAAGTATGTGAGTTAGAAGTTTGGGTGCAAATAATCAAAAAATGGTGGGCATTACTGGACTCGAACCAGTGACATCTACCTTGTAAGGGTAGCGCTCTACCAACTGAGCTAAACGCCCATTTTTTAAACAATATTTTAAAATATCAAAGAACTAAATTGTCACTTGTTTTTAAACAAGTTGCTAATACTAAAATCGAACAAGTTCGATGAGCCTTACGCTGAGTAAAACCTAGTGTTAACGTAGTGAAACGGACTTTGTTCGTTTCGCGTATAAAATAGTTTTTTTGAATTAGTTGTGCTTAAAGCTTTGGCGAAGTGTACTGTAGTACATGAGTCAAAGTTTTGAGTGCAAATAATCAAAAAATGGCGCGGTGGACGAGACTCGAACTCGCGACCCCCTGCGTGACAGGCAGGTATTCTAACCAACTGAACTACCACCGCTGATTTTTTTCTTGATTAAAACAAAAATCAAGAATTTATCAATATTTGTTTTTTGAATTAGTTGTGCTGAAGTTTTTGGCGAAGCAAAAACAAGCAGTTCAAATAATCGCAATTTTGTATACTATAACTAAAATCGAACTAGTTCGATGAGCCTTACGCTGAGTAAAACCTAGTGTTAACGTAGTGAAACGGGCTTTTGCTCGTTTCGCGTACAAAATAAATGGTGTCCTGTGATGGATTCGAACCATCGGCCACATCATTAAAAGTGACGTGCTCTACCAGCTGAGCTAACAAGACTTTACCCTCTTATAGTTAAGAGGTCGAAATTATAGACAAATAGATTTTAGAAGTCAAGATATTTGTGACTAAATTTAAAAAAATATCTCTTTGTCTATTAAAATAAGCATTTTTATCGCAAATAACACACTTTGTCTCTGTACATAGTTCCTATCTCCATCTAATCTTAAGTGCATATGAGCGTGATGGGTTTTTGAGCTAACTCCCACATAAACAGTTCCAACTGGCTTATATTCAGTTCCTCCAGTGTCTCCTGCTATACCGCTAACGGCTAGTGCATAGTCTGCACTACTTACATTTAGAGCACCCTCACACATCTCTTTTACTACCTTAGCACTTACAGCTCCATTTTTCTCTAAGATATTAGCATCTACTGCGAGCCAATTTTCTTTTATGGAGTTTGAGTAGGTAATCAGTGCACCATCAAGGATTTTAGAAGCTCCATTTTCTCTTGTAAAGTAGTAAGATAAAAGCCCACCTGTACAACTCTCTGCAAAAGTTACTCTTTTTTGAGCTCTTGAGAGTGTCTCTATGATGTAATGAGTCATATTTGAAGCGGCTATAAGGTTTTGGGGTAAAAGTTGTTTTGCTGATCTTATAAAATTTGACATCTCTCCAAACTTTTTACTCACAATATCCACTCTAAGCCAGCCATCTATAAGAGTTATGACATCTATATTGACATCAAATGTTTGAGCTATTGGATTTAAAATTCTACTTGCTTCATCCCCAGTTTTTTCAAAAATATGCACAACTGCACTATTTTCCTGTGCAGCTAATAAGACCTCTGGCATTTTTTGCATCTCATCTATATGAAGCACATTTATCATCGCATCTTTATACTCTAAAAGATAACTGTTATCTTCATAAGCTGAACTATTTGAGGGAATAAGCATATTATCTTTTAGAATTTGGTTGTCACTTGTAACTGTGCAGATAAGCTTTCCTATGGTTGAGAAGTTTTGCTTTGTTGTTATGATGAGGAGCTTATTATTTGTATTTATCTCCTCTTCAAGGTACAAAAAAAGTGAGTTATCACTCTCTTTAAAGTAGGTTATGGAGTCTATAAAGTCACACTTTTGTCTCACTTTTCTTATAATATAGTCTTGGAGCGAGGTATTGTAAAAAAATTTATTGCCAATAAATATGAGATGCAGCTTCATTAAATATAGCCTTTTTATCAGATTTTAATTCGGCTTATTATAGCACCATTCTTTGCTTTAAAGAAGCTTTTAAAGACACAAAAGATATAATCCAAAAATTTTAATCTATTGGGCGCTTCTAGAGATGCCCTCTATATGGGATACAGATGGACTACAAAGAGACACTACTTTTACCTACTACAAACTTTGCCATGAGAGGCAATCTGATAAACAATGAGCCTTTAAGATATGATGCTTGGGATGAAAACAAAGTCTATGAAAAGATGAAAGCTAACCGCAAAGATGCACCTAGTTTTACTCTTCATGATGGACCTCCATATGCAAACGGAAACACTCATATAGGTCATGCACTAAACAAGATTTTAAAAGATATCATTGTAAAACAACACTATTTTGCCGGCAAGTCTGTCCGTTTTACTCCGGGTTGGGATTGTCATGGTCTTCCAATCGAGCAACAAGTTGAGAAAAAACTTGGTGGCAAAAAGAAAAAAGAGCTTTTAGAAGTCTCTAAAGTAAGAGAACTTTGTCGTGAGCATGCTAGAAAATTTGTAGATATACAAAGAGATGAGTTTAAAAAACTCGGTATCTTGGCTGATTGGGAAAACCCTTATGTGACTATGGACTTTAAATTTGAGGCAAATATATACAGAACTCTTTGCAGTGTTGCAAAAGCTGGACTTCTTATAGAGCGTAGCAAACCAGTCTACTGGTCATGGGCTGAAAGAACTGCACTTGCAGAGGCGGAAGTTGAG belongs to Sulfurimonas hongkongensis and includes:
- a CDS encoding CinA family protein, whose translation is MKLHLIFIGNKFFYNTSLQDYIIRKVRQKCDFIDSITYFKESDNSLFLYLEEEINTNNKLLIITTKQNFSTIGKLICTVTSDNQILKDNMLIPSNSSAYEDNSYLLEYKDAMINVLHIDEMQKMPEVLLAAQENSAVVHIFEKTGDEASRILNPIAQTFDVNIDVITLIDGWLRVDIVSKKFGEMSNFIRSAKQLLPQNLIAASNMTHYIIETLSRAQKRVTFAESCTGGLLSYYFTRENGASKILDGALITYSNSIKENWLAVDANILEKNGAVSAKVVKEMCEGALNVSSADYALAVSGIAGDTGGTEYKPVGTVYVGVSSKTHHAHMHLRLDGDRNYVQRQSVLFAIKMLILIDKEIFF